Below is a window of Pocillopora verrucosa isolate sample1 chromosome 6, ASM3666991v2, whole genome shotgun sequence DNA.
gaccttcatgtgtgTTTCAAGGGTGATAATAAAGGGAAatattagatgctggtcactttagGGTAGAGggttaaacaaatatttatagtgttgaaagaaagaagaggatTTCAACTGACCTGAAGAACTTAGTTTACCGTTACAAACAGTAAAATCTGTCCCTCTAAACACCCATGAACACAGACTCAGTTCTGGGTAGAGGCTAAGTTACCAATTGCTTGGAAAAATTTTCCCAATCCGATAGGATTTAGGATCATTTGACTTGCTATTGACATCTCAATACTTTTTTATGTAGCAAGGTGAAATGATGTGAAcagttaaagtttttttcagattttcctCTACATTTAAATTTAtactaaaataatttctttcatagGTATTTCTGCACCTACGCTGCTCTGAcagtgacattttccttcctGATGGTTGTCACATTCTTTGTTGCTATTATGACATATGACGTGAGACGAATTAAATCCGGACGCAGAGATTGTATCCCACTTCTCCTGGCGCCCCGACCAAAAGAGGGTATGCCAGCCTGGGAAGAACCTCTTCCACAGACTTCTAATCGAGTTATGAAATATTGGGCCACATTGTTGATGCTTCCAGTCACAAAAGTTGTGGTCATACTATTGTCACTGACATTGCTTGCTGCTGGAATATATGGGGTCACCCAGGTGGAGGAGTCTTTTGATAGGCGCATACTGGCCAAAGATGATTCTTACTTGAGGCAATTCTTGACAGCTCAAAACAAGTACTTTCGAGGTGGAATAGAAGTGAATCTTGTAGAGACTGGTAAGGTTGATTACAAGCTAGACTCAACCCAGGAAAGCATCAAACAGCTAACAAATATCTTGATTGAAAATGAATATTATCAGAACCGATCATTATCCTGGATGGACACATTTTCTCAGTATGCCAAGATGTCTAAGAAAAACATTACTGGCTCAGGATTTCTACGCGAACTAAAACAATTCCTCCAAATTCCCACCTTCTCTTATTACAGGCAGGACCTGAGGTTTTCAGAGGACGGAAAAAAAATAGACGCTTCTCGTGTCATTGGTTTTATGAAGAGTTCCAGCAGCTCCACTTTCCATAAGAATGCAATGCTCACACTCCGTGAAgacattgaaaagaaaacaaacctgGAGGCCTCTCCAATAGTTcgatatttcatattttttgaaatgtacGCCATGGTGACAAAGGAGACCATACGAAACCTGATTATATCAGCCTTAGCAGTGTTTATTGTCACAAGCCCCTTTTTAGCAGACTGTACGGTGACGCTCCTAGTGGTGTTAAACTTTACGGCCCTGGTTTGCGAGTTGTTCGGTTTGATGGTAATCTGGGATGTGCCTCTGAACTCTGTGTCCATGATAAACCTTGTTATGGCTATTGGCTTTGCGGTTGATTACAGTGCACATATTGCCCATGCCTACACAATATCAAACAAGGCAACTGCTAATGAACGAGTAGTGGATGCTCTGACCACACTGGGTGCAAGTGTTTTTATGGGAGGTAAGTCAGGAGCTCAATTACTTATTacaaattttgtgttttgaaaaataagaagCCTCCCCCACCATCACAAAAATTTCTTCTGTCAGCATCTTATTCCATAGAGCTGATTGACATGTGCTTCACAAGACACACAGCTTTGATATTTCTGCAGTGGAATCATGTGTACTTGAAGCATCTGTTGGTTGAGTATTGGTTGATAACATTGGCTGACATGTTGACTGAGTGTTGGCTGTTACATTGGCTGATACACAACTCACATACTGACGGAGTAGCGGCCGATGTTGACCGAAATCGGTGGCCTCTCAACCAACACGCATGTCAAACGATACTTGGTAGATATGCTGCTGATACTTTACCCACACACTCAGCCCACACTACTTTCACTTGATCTGCTCTTGTTAGTAGGTTCTATCTATTCTACTTCAATGTTTACTTATTTTCTCCGTCCTAAGTCTTTGTTAGCGTAATATATGGCTTAGGGGAAGGAACTACATATATAATAATACACATATACCCCCCCCAGTACACCCATATGCCACCGACTCTCGACCAATATGCTGCTGACTGTTGATCGCAATGTACTGGTTGAGGTGTCAGACGAGTGTCAACCAACATATAGACCTAGTAGAGACTGAGAGTGGTGACCACCAATCCAGCTGGTATCTAACATGGCAATCCAAAGTTGGCTGACTATCGGTCAACGTGTCCGTGGAGTATCGACTGACTCACAGTCGATATGTCAACCAGTAATATTGGTCGATATTTGGCTAACAGATGCCTTAAGTACACATTATCCCTGTATTGTAGCTGAATTAACATTCTATAAATATAGCCATCAATGttggttctttttttcaaatcagattTCTTAAGAATAGGATTTATAGTTAGAGCATTTTTTCAGATACACTGGTGCATGATTTGAAAGGGTTCTAAATTTACCAGCACTGTATATGTCATGAACTCCTCTAgagatttcttttttgtctgaTGAAGGATTCAGTACCTTCCTTGGTATGGTTGTGCTTGCTTTTGCTGCTTCAGAGATTTTCCGCATATTCTTTCGAATGTTTTTTGGCATCGTTGTGCTTGGCCTTTTTCACGGCTTGTGTATCCTGCCTGTTTACATGTCCTTCCTCTACTGGAGACCTGCTGTTATCACAACTCTCTCGGTGAGGGACACTTCTGGTGAACATGGAGAAGGAAAAGCATTAGAAAATTCCACCAAAGACTTTCAGGATGATAAACCAGCcagccaaaagaaagaaaacgttGCTGTTGAGATaggaattaaaaatttggaGATTGAAGAAGACAGAGACGAGGTTGAGATGAATGCAAAAGAAGGTAAAATCAAACAGCCCTATAACTAACTCAAATACATTTCATGTCGCTAAAAATTAAGAACCAAAGACATAAAGTAATGACATTGTTACCAGTATTTCCATCATCTCTACAGATAGCGCTGAGAAGACTGAGAACTCAAGCAACTACAACCCAGCCAACCAGCAGACAGGAAGAGACCCTGTTGTTGGAGGAATGCAGAACAAGGAAAGTGAAGCTGTCAGAGGCACGTTTGCCATGAATTTAACAGGAGAAGGTTTGAATGAAGATAGGTATTCTTGGACCAAAAAAGAGCCCGAAATTACATCACTTTAAATTTGCTACTACCAGCTAAACCTTACTAGACAACGCTGCAATTTGAATCTGAAGAAGGTTGAAAGCTGGAGTATTAAGAGTGTAGAATGTTAAGCTGGCAATTGACAAGATGCAGCTGTATCAATAAGCTTAAATTGAAAATCTGTGTAGACATTTTGTGACAATTTGCCAAAATTGCTTAGTTAGTGTGAAACTTTGGGTATTATACTTTTGGAACTTAAATAATTCTATTGGACAACCACAGTTCAGTGACCATTCATTAGTAGGAAATTGTGAACAACGACTCCCTGAAAAGACAGTTTGCTGACAGTTGTAAGCACACCTATTGGCCACGGTTGATCTGTTGGTTATCTGTCTGTAAATTGACAGTGATAACATTACTGTCAGCTGACTGTTGGAAGACAGGTGTGCTTAAAACTGTTGACTAACAGTCACTGACTCTTGGCCAACAGTCCGCTGACAGTTGGTTGACCAACTTTATACCAACTGTCAGCCAACTGTTGACAGACTGTTGGCCACCTGTCA
It encodes the following:
- the LOC131793039 gene encoding patched domain-containing protein 3-like, producing the protein MNDWKEAAEMNKPMGRRSKGYQLIPCLLWSSLCNLYLSLLKRFFGWYCERIARHPARTIQICIIFISICSVGFVWFHSEKRAVKLFIPQSSRAIDDLESAEKYFRVDFREEIILLAASPGHPNVLSPKCLRQAFQAHNAVMGIESYSHFCVTLSGNKSKSLNDCMMINPLEFLQFNESKVSSDNIELVQQELNKAYNNTSSLMRNGRPFWLNFDRMFGDASRNQGSITGAKALQMIYLLRNPKDNNANEKVLQWEKTFVDKLASLVDELSCFKVHYSSERSLDDAIGESTGSDISLVSVTFSLMISFACIMLGKFLNPLTGHSLLANAGVFAVALGILAGLGLGMWFRVPFLSMVGIVPFLVLGIGIDDMFIMVDELDRQPRELSTTEKIKTVMKHSGATVTMTTMTDLVAFAVSTSSSFPAIRYFCTYAALTVTFSFLMVVTFFVAIMTYDVRRIKSGRRDCIPLLLAPRPKEGMPAWEEPLPQTSNRVMKYWATLLMLPVTKVVVILLSLTLLAAGIYGVTQVEESFDRRILAKDDSYLRQFLTAQNKYFRGGIEVNLVETGKVDYKLDSTQESIKQLTNILIENEYYQNRSLSWMDTFSQYAKMSKKNITGSGFLRELKQFLQIPTFSYYRQDLRFSEDGKKIDASRVIGFMKSSSSSTFHKNAMLTLREDIEKKTNLEASPIVRYFIFFEMYAMVTKETIRNLIISALAVFIVTSPFLADCTVTLLVVLNFTALVCELFGLMVIWDVPLNSVSMINLVMAIGFAVDYSAHIAHAYTISNKATANERVVDALTTLGASVFMGGFSTFLGMVVLAFAASEIFRIFFRMFFGIVVLGLFHGLCILPVYMSFLYWRPAVITTLSVRDTSGEHGEGKALENSTKDFQDDKPASQKKENVAVEIGIKNLEIEEDRDEVEMNAKEDSAEKTENSSNYNPANQQTGRDPVVGGMQNKESEAVRGTFAMNLTGEGLNEDRYSWTKKEPEITSL